In a genomic window of Thalassophryne amazonica chromosome 12, fThaAma1.1, whole genome shotgun sequence:
- the LOC117521901 gene encoding tctex1 domain-containing protein 1-A-like produces MSDVSKEKQHKKKKRILRELHHGNKAKETFSSTKDSISTVSTLDEFGQRGENAYPVVTLENTYQLGPHSHKRFPVSAVADILKDLLTSYLEQETYEVEWSRQMTKTLCEVIKAHVKELMIPRYKLVVQVHIGQLSGQGMQISSRSLWDETNDTFASWSLKNGSLFGQATVHGVYCE; encoded by the exons ATGTCTGACGTGTCGAAGGagaaacaacataaaaaaaagaagaggattCTAAGAGAATTGCACCATGGCAACAAAGCCAAAGAAACTTTCAGCAGCACAAAGGA CTCTATAAGTACGGTGTCCACCTTAGACGAATTTGGACAACGTGGTGAAAATGCCTATCCAGTTGTGACTTTGGAGAACACTTACCAACTGG GACCTCACAGTCACAAACGCTTCCCAGTTTCTGCAGTTGCAGACATACTGAAGGATTTGCTTACAAGCTACCTTGAACAGGAGACGTACGAGGTGGAGTGGTCTCGGCAAATGACAAAAACACTATGTGAG GTGATAAAAGCCCATGTGAAGGAACTCATGATTCCTCGATATAAGCTTGTTGTCCAAGTTCACATCGGTCAGCTCAGTGGACAGGGCATGCAGATCAGCAGCCGGAGTCTTTGGGATGAAACAAATGACACTTTTGCTTCGTGGTCTTTAAAGAACGGGTCTCTGTTTGGTCAGGCCACTGTACATGGTGTTTACTGCGAGTGA